A genomic region of Coriobacteriaceae bacterium contains the following coding sequences:
- a CDS encoding NifB/NifX family molybdenum-iron cluster-binding protein gives MSTIKLAVPTMGQAGLDSERSGHFGKCDCFTLITIENGQIASVANIDNPPHEEGGCMRPVMLLSDAGADAIVAAGMGMRPFMGFTEAGIDVYFENETPKVGDVAELIAQGKVEKMTADNTCHH, from the coding sequence ATGAGCACGATCAAGCTTGCAGTTCCGACCATGGGCCAGGCTGGCCTTGATTCCGAGCGTAGCGGCCACTTTGGCAAATGCGATTGCTTTACCCTCATCACCATCGAGAACGGTCAGATTGCCTCGGTTGCAAACATCGACAATCCGCCTCATGAGGAAGGCGGTTGCATGCGTCCGGTCATGCTGCTTTCCGATGCAGGGGCCGATGCGATTGTCGCAGCCGGCATGGGCATGCGTCCGTTCATGGGCTTTACCGAGGCGGGAATCGACGTTTACTTCGAGAACGAGACGCCCAAGGTGGGCGATGTTGCCGAGCTCATCGCGCAGGGCAAGGTCGAGAAGATGACGGCTGACAACACCTGCCATCACTAG
- a CDS encoding ATP-binding cassette domain-containing protein — protein sequence MAHIQIDHLTFTYPHSSKPALDDVSLDLKPGSLLMLGGKSGSGKSTLLSHLTSATAPAGQRSGSILIDGIPLEGMTTFSQMSNIAFVPQHSDLRGVTGKVIDELARGLVRINCEQSTMRSRIAEATAYFGIESWLDRNVEELSDGQRRLVSLASAMVVSPRVLILDDPISQLDPTSVANFLSILYDLYKELKVTVIMSTSVFGEIYAVADEIVVLDAGKIAYEGTPSDIACSLYRGNDQFVYALPSSIRIYHGVHPQSSPDALPLTVGAAHNWMKAELETKGATARHLPDKRMGGFSEQPVIKFENVSFCYGGEHEVLKDVSLSVTKGSVHAIVGTNGAGKSTMLRMVAGLVPCDRGTVMIHDSRRGRWAKANQSTYEVALLPQDLDGFFTRETVRAELESMVADRHFSQDEVDRYVEDFSKTIGVFSYLDANPRSLSLGERQLAAIAKVMMQETPILLLDEPTEGVDPFTHRKVGKLLHELAKRGVAILIASQDLRFCAEYATGVSLLFAGDVATTETPQAFFSSNVLYTTQASRISRGVYSNCVTDDEVIVLCLENGWQKS from the coding sequence ATGGCGCATATCCAGATCGATCATTTGACTTTCACTTATCCTCATTCTTCCAAACCGGCTCTCGATGATGTGTCTCTTGATTTAAAGCCCGGTTCTCTTCTCATGCTGGGAGGAAAGAGCGGGTCGGGAAAGAGCACGCTGCTCTCGCATCTTACGAGCGCGACAGCTCCCGCGGGGCAGCGGTCGGGTTCAATTTTGATTGATGGGATTCCGCTCGAGGGCATGACGACGTTTTCCCAGATGAGCAACATCGCCTTTGTTCCCCAGCATTCCGATTTGCGCGGTGTCACCGGAAAGGTCATTGACGAGCTTGCGCGTGGCCTCGTTCGCATTAACTGCGAGCAGTCGACCATGCGTTCACGTATCGCTGAGGCCACGGCATACTTTGGCATCGAAAGCTGGCTCGATCGAAACGTCGAGGAGCTTTCCGATGGCCAGAGGAGACTCGTCAGCCTTGCATCTGCCATGGTGGTGAGCCCGCGTGTCCTTATCCTTGACGACCCTATTTCCCAGCTCGATCCGACTTCCGTGGCAAACTTCCTCTCCATACTCTATGACCTCTATAAGGAGCTCAAGGTCACTGTCATCATGAGCACGAGTGTCTTTGGTGAGATTTACGCGGTCGCCGATGAGATCGTTGTTCTGGATGCTGGCAAGATTGCCTACGAAGGCACACCGAGCGACATCGCCTGTTCCCTTTACCGGGGAAACGACCAGTTCGTCTATGCGCTTCCCTCGTCCATACGCATCTATCATGGGGTGCATCCTCAATCCTCGCCAGACGCGCTTCCCCTGACGGTAGGTGCGGCACATAACTGGATGAAAGCCGAGCTCGAGACAAAGGGGGCTACCGCGCGACACCTGCCCGACAAACGCATGGGAGGCTTTTCCGAGCAGCCTGTCATCAAGTTCGAGAACGTCTCTTTTTGCTACGGCGGGGAACACGAGGTGCTTAAGGACGTTTCGCTATCCGTGACCAAGGGCAGCGTCCATGCCATCGTCGGAACGAACGGAGCGGGCAAGTCGACCATGCTCAGGATGGTTGCCGGCCTCGTCCCCTGCGATCGAGGCACGGTGATGATACACGACAGCAGAAGGGGCAGGTGGGCCAAGGCGAACCAGTCCACCTACGAGGTTGCACTCTTGCCCCAGGACCTTGACGGGTTTTTCACGAGGGAAACCGTGCGAGCCGAGCTCGAGAGCATGGTGGCGGATAGGCATTTCTCGCAGGACGAAGTCGATCGATACGTGGAGGACTTCTCGAAGACCATTGGGGTCTTCTCCTACCTGGATGCCAATCCCCGCAGTCTCTCACTCGGAGAACGCCAGCTTGCCGCCATTGCCAAGGTCATGATGCAGGAAACCCCCATACTCCTGCTCGATGAGCCTACGGAGGGCGTCGATCCCTTTACCCATCGCAAGGTCGGCAAGCTTCTGCACGAGCTTGCCAAACGCGGCGTCGCCATTCTCATCGCTTCTCAGGACCTTAGGTTCTGTGCCGAGTACGCCACCGGGGTTTCGCTCCTTTTCGCGGGCGATGTCGCCACGACCGAGACGCCGCAGGCGTTCTTCTCATCGAATGTTTTGTACACGACGCAGGCGAGCCGTATCAGCAGGGGCGTTTATTCCAATTGCGTGACCGACGACGAGGTCATCGTCCTGTGTCTGGAAAATGGTTGGCAGAAATCCTAA
- the thrH gene encoding bifunctional phosphoserine phosphatase/homoserine phosphotransferase ThrH — translation MNVVCLDLEGVLVPEIWIEFAEACGIPELTRTTREEPDYDKLMQYRLDILDEHGLKLSQIQETIATLDPFDGARAFLDELRSLTQVMIVSDTFSQFAAPLMKKLGWPTILCNELVVDENGRITGWSMRKAEKKVQVTRLINEMGYETICAGDSHNDICMIEDAKAGFLFRTTDELKAAYPDIPALETYDELLAAIREAL, via the coding sequence ATGAACGTTGTATGCCTAGACCTTGAGGGAGTGCTCGTTCCCGAGATTTGGATTGAGTTTGCCGAAGCATGCGGCATCCCCGAACTCACGCGCACCACACGAGAGGAGCCCGACTACGATAAGCTCATGCAGTACCGCCTCGACATACTCGATGAGCATGGCCTCAAGCTCTCCCAGATACAGGAGACGATCGCGACACTCGATCCCTTTGATGGAGCACGTGCGTTTCTCGACGAGCTGCGCTCGCTCACGCAGGTCATGATCGTGAGTGACACCTTCTCGCAGTTCGCCGCTCCGCTCATGAAAAAGCTTGGCTGGCCGACCATCCTCTGCAATGAGCTCGTCGTCGACGAGAATGGACGCATCACGGGTTGGAGCATGCGCAAGGCAGAGAAGAAGGTCCAGGTCACGCGCCTCATCAACGAGATGGGCTACGAGACGATTTGTGCTGGTGACAGCCACAATGACATCTGCATGATCGAGGATGCCAAGGCGGGTTTCCTCTTCAGGACCACCGATGAGCTTAAGGCGGCATATCCCGATATCCCCGCACTCGAGACCTATGACGAGCTGCTTGCGGCCATACGAGAGGCGCTCTAG
- a CDS encoding serine O-acetyltransferase codes for MFPRYFGWEVPCETGPKYFIGDTLTRIEHSLRKQVREALLFRDESLSKEEVREQTSKICSDFFYRLPEIQRLLLKDVQAAFDGDPAAQSKEEVIFSYPGFYATFVYRIAHELYLADVPLIPRIMSEHAHELAGVDINAGAQIGEYFFIDHATGVVIGETTVIGNHVKIYQGVTLGALSLRAGQKLKGTKRHPTIEDNVTIYSGASVLGGDTVIGEGSVIAGNSFVTESVPPHSRVVLKNQEIIVK; via the coding sequence ATGTTTCCTCGCTACTTCGGCTGGGAAGTCCCCTGCGAGACGGGCCCCAAATACTTCATCGGCGATACGCTCACGCGCATCGAGCATTCTCTGCGCAAGCAGGTGCGCGAGGCACTGCTCTTCCGAGACGAAAGCCTCTCCAAGGAAGAGGTGCGTGAACAGACCAGCAAGATATGTTCCGATTTCTTCTATCGCCTTCCCGAGATACAGCGCCTCTTGCTCAAGGACGTACAGGCGGCTTTCGATGGCGACCCGGCGGCGCAATCCAAAGAGGAGGTCATCTTCTCCTATCCCGGTTTCTACGCAACCTTCGTCTATCGCATCGCCCATGAACTCTACCTAGCCGACGTGCCCCTCATTCCGCGCATCATGAGCGAACATGCCCACGAGCTCGCTGGCGTCGACATCAACGCAGGCGCGCAAATCGGCGAGTATTTCTTCATCGACCATGCCACGGGCGTCGTCATCGGCGAGACCACCGTCATCGGCAATCATGTCAAGATCTACCAGGGTGTCACGCTCGGTGCGCTCTCGTTGCGCGCAGGCCAGAAGCTCAAGGGCACCAAGCGCCATCCGACGATCGAGGACAACGTCACGATCTACTCGGGTGCAAGCGTGCTTGGTGGCGACACAGTCATCGGCGAAGGTTCGGTCATCGCCGGAAATAGCTTCGTCACCGAATCGGTGCCGCCACATTCGCGTGTCGTGCTCAAGAACCAGGAAATCATCGTCAAATAG
- a CDS encoding MBOAT family protein, translating into MTQLYSLQFVSFLLLMIVVYFMVGRTRHRGSQWIVLLVGSLGFYLFSGWENLAFIGVTAISVWLVGLRFDKLDQLEKELKKEAPDRAAKKAIKQSIKHRKWVFLLLVMLLNFGILSYIKYWNVILGMFGAADGFLASHLLLPLGISFYTFQSIGYIIDCYFGKYPSERNFARFLLFVSYFPQLIQGPINRFDALATQLYEPHRFDIYNVRRALLLIGYGIFKKYAIADVLVGSVSSALDSIDASTPGSIIVYGIFLYAIYQYADFSGGIDMVRGVSQLFGIKMAENFRQPYFSISIADFWHRWHITLGAWMRDYVFYPMALRPSMKALTAWATAHISKHVGRTIAGCLANIVVFFLVGLWHGAEMHYIFWGLYNGLLIASADLARPLFTWLIEKLKINVESAPYHVFRIVRTFILVCVGYYFDRLMHADDLPIAFYNTLFNFQPANFVPYLQLHPTANFTLCILLAAVSCLILFAVSVMSERGIDVKGRILAAPLIVRFLVYAVFVALILFSFTLVQSSGGFMYANF; encoded by the coding sequence TTGACCCAGCTCTACTCGTTACAATTCGTGAGCTTCTTGCTGCTCATGATCGTCGTCTACTTCATGGTCGGACGAACGCGTCATCGCGGCTCGCAATGGATCGTTCTGCTCGTGGGCAGTCTCGGCTTCTACCTCTTCTCCGGTTGGGAGAACCTCGCATTCATCGGCGTTACCGCGATTTCGGTCTGGCTCGTTGGTTTGCGTTTCGACAAGCTCGACCAGCTCGAGAAAGAACTCAAGAAGGAAGCGCCCGATCGTGCGGCAAAGAAGGCGATCAAGCAGAGCATCAAGCATCGCAAGTGGGTGTTCCTGCTTCTCGTCATGCTGCTCAACTTCGGCATCCTGAGCTACATCAAGTATTGGAATGTCATACTCGGCATGTTCGGGGCCGCCGACGGTTTCCTTGCATCCCATTTGCTCTTGCCGCTTGGCATCTCCTTCTACACCTTCCAATCCATCGGCTACATCATCGACTGTTACTTCGGGAAGTATCCGTCCGAGCGTAACTTTGCGCGTTTCCTGCTCTTCGTCTCGTATTTTCCCCAGCTCATTCAAGGTCCCATTAATCGCTTCGATGCGCTGGCAACGCAGCTCTACGAGCCTCATCGTTTTGACATCTACAATGTGCGCAGGGCGCTTTTGCTCATTGGATACGGCATTTTCAAGAAGTATGCGATTGCCGACGTGCTCGTTGGGAGCGTGTCGAGCGCGCTGGACTCAATCGATGCTTCCACGCCGGGAAGCATCATCGTCTATGGCATCTTCTTGTATGCGATTTACCAATACGCGGACTTCTCGGGTGGCATCGATATGGTGCGCGGTGTTTCGCAGCTCTTCGGCATCAAAATGGCCGAGAACTTCCGTCAACCCTATTTCTCGATTTCCATCGCCGATTTCTGGCATCGCTGGCACATCACGCTCGGTGCCTGGATGCGCGACTATGTCTTCTATCCGATGGCCCTGCGTCCGTCCATGAAGGCGCTCACCGCATGGGCAACGGCACACATCAGCAAACATGTAGGTCGCACCATTGCCGGCTGCCTTGCCAACATCGTCGTGTTCTTCCTCGTGGGCCTTTGGCACGGTGCCGAGATGCACTACATCTTCTGGGGTCTCTATAACGGTCTGCTCATCGCCTCCGCCGACTTGGCACGGCCGTTGTTCACCTGGCTTATTGAAAAGCTCAAGATCAACGTCGAATCAGCGCCGTATCACGTGTTCAGGATCGTACGCACCTTCATTCTCGTATGCGTCGGGTATTACTTCGATCGCCTCATGCATGCAGACGATTTGCCCATCGCGTTCTACAACACGCTCTTCAATTTCCAGCCTGCCAACTTCGTGCCCTATCTTCAACTGCATCCAACGGCAAACTTCACGCTCTGCATCTTGCTTGCCGCCGTGTCGTGCCTCATTCTGTTTGCCGTCAGCGTCATGTCCGAGCGCGGCATTGACGTGAAGGGGCGCATCTTGGCGGCACCACTCATCGTGCGCTTCCTCGTCTACGCCGTCTTCGTCGCACTCATCCTCTTCTCCTTCACGCTCGTACAGTCGTCTGGAGGTTTCATGTATGCAAACTTCTAG
- a CDS encoding 6-carboxytetrahydropterin synthase translates to MYGLKTESSFDAAHFLTNYDGKCENLHGHRWRVIAWIEVEHLQGSGQELDMVVDFSDFKHALRSLTEEFDHMFIVEEGSLAPATMAALESETFRLFVVPWRTTSENFARYFFDRLSEMGFPVAKVEVDETPNNCAYYCG, encoded by the coding sequence ATGTACGGACTCAAGACAGAGAGCTCCTTTGACGCCGCGCACTTCCTCACCAACTATGACGGAAAATGCGAGAACCTCCATGGCCATCGTTGGCGTGTCATCGCTTGGATTGAAGTCGAGCATCTGCAAGGAAGCGGCCAGGAACTTGACATGGTCGTCGACTTCTCGGATTTCAAGCATGCCCTTCGTTCGCTCACCGAGGAGTTCGACCACATGTTCATCGTCGAGGAAGGCTCGCTTGCTCCGGCAACCATGGCCGCACTCGAGTCCGAAACCTTCCGCTTGTTCGTAGTCCCCTGGCGCACTACGAGCGAGAATTTTGCACGCTACTTCTTCGACCGGCTTTCCGAGATGGGCTTTCCCGTGGCAAAGGTCGAAGTAGACGAAACGCCCAATAACTGCGCTTACTATTGCGGATAA
- a CDS encoding amidophosphoribosyltransferase, producing the protein MGGFCGVASKRDCVLDVFFAVDYHSHLGTRRAGMIFHDEDGFQRQIHSIENTPFRTRFEDDLAKFHGNCGIGCISDTDPQPLLVRSHLGVFAITTIGCINNADDLVDEYFSKGDRQFMAMSSGKVNSTELVAALINQREDFVAGIKFAQEVVDGSLTLLIMTDDEHIIAARDKMGRLPILIGKNADGYCASFESFAYEKLGYITDYELGPGEIVDISCEGYRTLAEPGDKMKICAFLWIYYGYPNSKYEGENVEVVRNRNGAIMARDEKARGILPDVDSVGGVPDSGVAHGIGYSNESGLPYARPFIKYTPTWPRSFMPQDQSIRNRVAKMKLVPVPELIEGKKLLFVDDSIVRGTQLRETVSFLYDAGAAEVHMRSACPPIMYGCKYLTFSRNKDDMDLLARRVVQQLEGDEGQEHLDEYADATTERGACMLKTICEEMGFDSLSYQSLPGMLEAIGIDPSTVCTYCWDGRE; encoded by the coding sequence ATGGGTGGATTCTGCGGTGTGGCGTCAAAGCGCGACTGCGTCTTGGACGTCTTCTTTGCGGTCGATTATCATTCGCACCTCGGCACGCGAAGAGCAGGAATGATCTTCCACGACGAGGATGGTTTCCAGCGTCAGATTCACTCAATCGAAAACACCCCGTTTCGCACGCGTTTCGAGGATGACCTTGCCAAGTTCCATGGCAATTGCGGCATCGGCTGCATCAGTGACACCGATCCGCAGCCTTTGCTCGTTCGCTCGCATCTGGGTGTCTTTGCCATCACGACCATCGGCTGCATCAACAATGCCGACGACCTCGTTGACGAGTACTTCTCCAAAGGCGATAGGCAGTTCATGGCGATGAGTTCAGGCAAGGTCAACTCGACCGAGCTCGTCGCGGCGCTCATCAACCAGCGCGAGGACTTTGTCGCGGGCATCAAGTTCGCCCAGGAGGTCGTGGACGGTTCGCTCACCCTCCTTATCATGACCGATGACGAGCATATCATCGCCGCACGTGACAAGATGGGGCGTCTGCCCATCCTCATCGGCAAAAACGCCGATGGCTACTGCGCCTCGTTCGAATCATTTGCCTATGAGAAGCTTGGCTATATCACCGATTACGAACTCGGCCCCGGAGAGATCGTCGACATAAGCTGCGAGGGCTATCGAACGCTTGCGGAGCCAGGCGACAAGATGAAGATCTGCGCCTTCCTGTGGATTTACTACGGGTATCCCAATTCCAAGTACGAGGGCGAGAATGTCGAGGTCGTGCGCAATCGCAATGGCGCCATCATGGCACGTGATGAGAAGGCGCGCGGCATCTTGCCCGATGTCGATTCCGTCGGTGGCGTGCCTGATTCCGGTGTCGCGCATGGTATCGGCTATTCCAACGAATCGGGCTTGCCCTATGCGCGTCCCTTCATCAAGTACACGCCCACCTGGCCACGCTCCTTCATGCCGCAGGACCAGTCCATCCGCAACCGTGTCGCCAAGATGAAGCTCGTTCCCGTTCCGGAGCTCATCGAGGGCAAGAAGCTGCTCTTCGTCGATGACTCCATCGTGCGTGGCACGCAATTGCGCGAAACGGTGAGCTTCCTGTATGACGCTGGCGCAGCCGAAGTGCACATGCGCAGCGCCTGCCCGCCCATCATGTACGGGTGCAAGTACCTTACCTTCTCACGTAACAAGGATGATATGGACCTGCTCGCGCGGCGTGTCGTTCAGCAGCTCGAGGGTGACGAGGGCCAGGAGCATCTCGACGAGTACGCCGATGCCACGACCGAGCGCGGCGCCTGCATGCTCAAGACCATCTGCGAGGAGATGGGCTTCGATTCGCTGAGCTACCAGTCGCTGCCGGGCATGCTCGAGGCCATCGGCATCGACCCGTCCACGGTCTGCACCTATTGCTGGGACGGCAGGGAGTAG
- a CDS encoding XdhC family protein yields the protein MNKKVILAAIEALEFGETPVFTTEDVPAFSEDATRGNAHMSPASLDTIMASLTKADIPTLERAVRAIDDEELAWLGFKVVYDPALAVNNVDNAVTRKYGDVGSADGDPLLFFCNDAKEIVCSRPVSDRDVFQMKDVTRGPSMHNEQFEGLTWASVALFEPVRVWLLGASDVAVELAKLATHVGFEVTVVDNDVAYLNERRFPDVERILLSTEDFSALGELTASPADYVCVLTRGHMYDPECCVWAERCNAHYVGMMGCAGKNGTVYEIVKASGLTDAQWEHVKRPIGLKFGAKTPAELAIAIVAELIDVRYIQRYDAEARERHERGLGR from the coding sequence ATGAACAAGAAAGTCATTCTTGCAGCGATCGAGGCATTGGAGTTCGGGGAGACGCCAGTCTTCACCACGGAGGATGTTCCTGCATTCAGCGAAGATGCCACGCGTGGTAATGCGCATATGTCGCCTGCATCTCTCGATACCATCATGGCCTCGTTGACGAAAGCCGATATCCCCACGCTCGAGCGCGCCGTGCGTGCCATTGACGATGAGGAACTCGCCTGGCTCGGCTTCAAGGTCGTCTATGATCCGGCGTTGGCCGTGAACAACGTCGACAACGCCGTCACCAGGAAGTACGGCGATGTTGGTTCGGCCGATGGCGATCCGCTCCTTTTCTTTTGCAACGACGCCAAGGAGATCGTCTGCTCGCGCCCTGTTTCCGACCGTGACGTCTTCCAGATGAAGGACGTTACGCGTGGTCCCTCCATGCATAACGAGCAGTTCGAGGGATTGACCTGGGCAAGCGTCGCGCTCTTCGAGCCCGTGCGCGTGTGGTTGCTCGGTGCCTCCGACGTTGCCGTCGAGCTCGCAAAACTCGCCACGCACGTCGGCTTCGAGGTGACGGTCGTCGACAACGATGTGGCCTATCTCAACGAGCGCCGTTTTCCCGACGTCGAGCGCATCTTGCTGTCAACGGAGGACTTCTCGGCCCTCGGCGAGCTTACCGCAAGTCCGGCCGATTACGTGTGCGTGCTGACGCGCGGTCATATGTACGACCCTGAGTGCTGCGTCTGGGCCGAGCGCTGCAACGCCCACTACGTGGGCATGATGGGGTGCGCCGGCAAGAATGGCACCGTGTACGAGATCGTCAAGGCATCTGGTCTCACCGATGCGCAGTGGGAACATGTCAAGCGTCCCATCGGGCTCAAGTTCGGCGCCAAGACACCGGCCGAACTCGCTATCGCCATCGTTGCCGAGCTCATCGACGTGCGTTACATCCAGCGTTATGACGCCGAGGCCCGCGAACGCCATGAACGCGGCCTGGGCCGTTAG
- a CDS encoding polysaccharide deacetylase family protein produces MQVQSHRRNTYASGAASYSLSTGNAAAFQKHGSKRFIVIIALVLIAIAVAVWFVFFPPMYDVNVNGKTVSVPANATLQKIVDDGHAAPVAGDLLAVDGSIAKAGEGNLLSATINGEATSDPQARVSKDDVIVIENGDDVTEEYEETTTRLPYEASTMTATPDSYYRGSVHLYSAGVDGVQAVRTGKVSGKTVTSVVEQPVNSGFTAYSPDTKGEKVIALTFDDGPWPESSREILDILNDNDAHATFFVIGNQCKDNATVLKQIADAGNQIATHSYDHADGSGQGVNMTLMSTDEQIAEVTKGFKAIEDVLGYQVSHVMRAPGGNYYGPMVETLASHVTAEFGWDVDTLDWSRPGVDAIVQRILSVQPGQIVLMHDGGGDRSQTVEALRIALPQLKEQGYRFVTVDEMLEYGVAGGASEG; encoded by the coding sequence ATGCAGGTGCAATCGCATCGGCGCAATACCTATGCAAGCGGAGCGGCATCGTATTCGCTTTCAACCGGCAATGCCGCTGCCTTTCAAAAGCATGGTAGCAAGCGCTTTATCGTGATTATCGCGCTTGTGCTCATCGCCATTGCCGTTGCTGTCTGGTTTGTCTTCTTCCCGCCCATGTACGATGTGAACGTGAATGGCAAGACCGTGAGCGTTCCGGCAAACGCGACTCTCCAGAAGATTGTCGATGACGGGCATGCCGCGCCTGTCGCAGGAGACCTTCTCGCCGTTGATGGCAGCATCGCCAAGGCGGGGGAGGGAAATCTCCTCTCGGCTACGATCAACGGCGAGGCGACGAGCGATCCGCAGGCGCGCGTCTCGAAGGACGACGTTATCGTCATAGAAAACGGAGACGACGTGACCGAGGAATACGAGGAGACAACGACGCGCCTGCCCTATGAGGCATCCACGATGACGGCGACGCCGGATTCGTACTATCGCGGTTCCGTGCATTTGTATTCGGCGGGTGTCGATGGCGTTCAGGCGGTGCGCACGGGCAAGGTTTCGGGCAAGACGGTGACGAGCGTCGTCGAGCAACCAGTCAACTCGGGATTCACGGCGTATTCGCCCGATACCAAGGGCGAAAAGGTCATTGCACTGACCTTTGACGATGGTCCGTGGCCTGAAAGCTCGCGCGAGATACTCGACATCCTTAACGACAACGATGCCCATGCCACCTTTTTCGTCATCGGAAACCAATGCAAGGACAATGCGACGGTGCTCAAGCAAATCGCCGATGCGGGCAATCAGATCGCGACGCATTCCTACGATCATGCGGATGGCTCGGGCCAGGGCGTTAACATGACGCTCATGTCAACGGACGAGCAAATCGCCGAGGTGACTAAGGGCTTCAAGGCCATCGAAGACGTGCTTGGCTACCAGGTAAGCCACGTGATGCGCGCCCCGGGCGGCAATTACTACGGGCCGATGGTCGAAACGCTCGCCTCGCATGTCACGGCCGAATTCGGCTGGGATGTCGACACGCTCGACTGGAGTCGTCCCGGCGTCGATGCGATCGTGCAACGCATACTCTCGGTACAGCCGGGGCAGATCGTGCTCATGCACGATGGGGGAGGCGACCGCAGCCAGACTGTCGAGGCTCTTCGCATCGCGCTTCCGCAGCTCAAGGAGCAGGGTTATCGCTTCGTAACCGTCGATGAGATGCTCGAATACGGCGTTGCGGGTGGTGCAAGCGAGGGCTAA